The Rhodobacter sp. CZR27 genome includes a window with the following:
- the pheS gene encoding phenylalanine--tRNA ligase subunit alpha codes for MTALDTLRGKYIEAIAAASDEAALEEVRLAALGKKGEISLKMRELGQMTPEERSTVGAALNRLRDEIDASLRARKAGLADAALDARLKTEWLDVTLPGRPRRMGTIHPVSQVMAELTAIFADMGFAVAEGPQVESDWFNFDALNIPPEHPARQEHDTFFMARAEGDARPPHVLRTHTSPVQIRAMQAQGAPIRVIAPGRVYRMDMDQTHTPMFHQVEGLAIDRDISMANLKWVLEEFCRAFFEVPSVELRFRASHFPFTEPSAEVDIRCSWEGGQLKIGEGDGWLEILGSGMVHPKVLAAAGVNPDEWQGFAFGMGIDRIAMLKYGIPDLRAFFESDLRWLRHYGFAALDMPDLAGGLSR; via the coding sequence ATGACCGCGCTCGACACGCTCAGAGGCAAATACATCGAGGCCATCGCCGCCGCCTCCGACGAGGCTGCGCTCGAGGAGGTCCGCCTTGCCGCGCTGGGCAAGAAGGGCGAGATCAGCCTGAAGATGCGCGAGCTGGGCCAGATGACGCCGGAAGAGCGCAGCACGGTCGGCGCCGCCCTCAACCGCCTGCGCGACGAGATCGACGCGAGCCTGCGCGCCCGCAAGGCCGGGCTGGCCGATGCGGCGCTGGATGCGCGACTGAAGACCGAATGGCTCGACGTGACGCTGCCGGGCCGCCCGCGCCGGATGGGCACGATCCATCCCGTGTCGCAGGTGATGGCCGAACTGACCGCGATCTTCGCCGACATGGGCTTTGCCGTGGCGGAAGGCCCTCAGGTCGAAAGCGACTGGTTCAACTTCGACGCGCTGAACATCCCGCCCGAGCATCCCGCCCGGCAGGAGCATGACACCTTCTTCATGGCGCGGGCCGAGGGCGATGCCCGCCCGCCGCATGTGCTGCGCACCCATACCTCGCCGGTGCAGATCCGCGCCATGCAGGCGCAGGGCGCTCCCATCCGGGTGATCGCCCCGGGCCGCGTCTATCGCATGGACATGGACCAGACCCACACGCCGATGTTCCATCAGGTCGAGGGGCTTGCGATCGACCGCGACATCTCGATGGCCAACCTCAAGTGGGTGTTGGAAGAATTCTGCCGCGCCTTCTTCGAGGTGCCCTCGGTCGAGCTGCGCTTCCGCGCCTCGCACTTCCCCTTCACCGAGCCCTCGGCCGAGGTGGACATCCGCTGCTCGTGGGAGGGCGGACAGCTGAAGATCGGCGAGGGCGACGGCTGGCTGGAGATCCTCGGCAGCGGCATGGTGCATCCGAAGGTGCTGGCGGCGGCGGGGGTGAACCCCGACGAATGGCAGGGATTTGCCTTCGGCATGGGGATCGACCGCATCGCCATGCTGAAATACGGCATCCCCGATCTGCGGGCCTTCTTCGAAAGCGACCTGCGCTGGCTGCGTCACTATGGCTTTGCCGCTCTGGACATGCCCGATCTGGCAGGTGGGCTGTCGCGCTGA
- the rplT gene encoding 50S ribosomal protein L20: MSRVKSGKVTHARHRKVIKQAKGYYAARSTNFRTATQAVDKANQYATRDRKARKRNFRALWIQRINAAVRLFDLEMTYSRFINGLAKAGIEVDRKVLADLAVHEPEAFNAIAAQAKAALA, translated from the coding sequence ATGTCCCGCGTCAAGTCCGGCAAGGTCACCCACGCCCGTCACCGCAAGGTCATCAAGCAGGCGAAGGGCTACTATGCCGCCCGCTCCACCAACTTCCGCACCGCGACGCAGGCCGTCGACAAGGCGAACCAGTATGCGACCCGCGACCGCAAGGCCCGCAAGCGCAACTTCCGCGCGCTGTGGATCCAGCGGATCAACGCCGCCGTCCGCCTGTTCGACCTCGAGATGACCTATTCGCGCTTCATCAACGGTCTGGCGAAAGCCGGGATCGAGGTGGACCGCAAGGTTCTCGCCGATCTCGCCGTGCACGAGCCGGAGGCGTTCAACGCCATCGCCGCGCAGGCAAAGGCCGCGCTGGCCTGA
- the rpmI gene encoding 50S ribosomal protein L35: MPKMKTKSAAKKRFSFTATGKVKAGPAGKRHGMIKRSTKFIRDVTGTMVLCDSDAKIVKKYMPYDR, encoded by the coding sequence ATGCCCAAGATGAAGACCAAGTCCGCGGCGAAGAAGCGCTTCAGCTTCACCGCCACCGGCAAGGTGAAGGCCGGCCCGGCCGGCAAGCGCCACGGCATGATCAAGCGCTCGACGAAATTCATCCGCGACGTGACCGGGACGATGGTCCTGTGCGACTCGGACGCGAAGATCGTCAAGAAATACATGCCCTACGACCGGTAA